AACTGCCCTTTGGCGCGGTAAGTGGAGTCTACTTCACTGGAAACCTGCTGGCCCAGTTTAATGTCTTCGTCCACGGAGAAAAGGATCTGGTTCCCGTTTTTATCTCCGGAGCAACTGGCCAGAAAGCCTGTTAGCAACAGTAAAAACGTGAAGGAGGATAGGGCCCTGAAAAGGGGTAAAGTATTGATGCGCTGATGTTTCATTTGGTTGTGTCTAAATCAATTGCCCCTTATACGCAAAACCTGCCCAAATGTACAGGCAGACCCGCGCAAACAGCCTAAAGGAGTTGGTGTTGGGCAGGCTTCCGGCTTTTTGGGCCTGTTTTCCTGAAAACGGCTTTAAAACGCTAAAAACTTTTCTTTCTAGGATAGGTTAAAGGAGAAATCCCTTACCTGGCCCTTTCCACTCATGGCACAAGAATTGACTCCCCACGCGGTTTATGCAGACGTTGCGGCTTCGGCGCAACAGGCAGGGCTGCGGTATTTTCCAGACACCAAGCCGGGTATTACCCGCCAGCAAAAAGGGAAAAAGGTAACCTACCTCACCGCCAAGGGAGAGCCCGTCACCGATGATAAAATCCTGGACCGCATCCAGAAACTGGTGATTCCGCCGGCCTGGACCGATGTCTGGATTTCGCCTTCGGCCAACGGCCACCTGCAGGCCACGGGGCGTGATGAAAAAGGGCGCAAGCAGTATCTGTACCATCCGCAGTGGCAGGCCACCCGAAGCCTGAATAAGTTTGGGCGCATGCTCACCTTTGGGTACGCCTTGCCTGATATCAGGAAGCAGGTGGAGAAAGACCTTCGGCTTAAAAAGCTGGAGAAGCGCAAGATTCTGGCCATTGTGGTGGAGCTGCTGGACCATTCCTTTATCAGGATCGGCAATAAGACCTATGCCAAAGCGAACAACTCCTACGGGCTTACCACCCTGCGCGACCGGCACGTGAAAATAGAAGGCGATAACCTGCGCCTGGAGTTTGTGGGCAAGAAAGGGGTAAACCAACAGATCAGTATCAAAGACCGCCGCCTGGCCCGGCTGGTAAAGCAGTGCCAGGATATTCCGGGGTATGACCTGTTCCAGTACTATGATGAAGAGGGCCAGCGCCAGCCCATTGAGTCTGGCGACGTGAA
This Rufibacter radiotolerans DNA region includes the following protein-coding sequences:
- a CDS encoding DNA topoisomerase IB: MAQELTPHAVYADVAASAQQAGLRYFPDTKPGITRQQKGKKVTYLTAKGEPVTDDKILDRIQKLVIPPAWTDVWISPSANGHLQATGRDEKGRKQYLYHPQWQATRSLNKFGRMLTFGYALPDIRKQVEKDLRLKKLEKRKILAIVVELLDHSFIRIGNKTYAKANNSYGLTTLRDRHVKIEGDNLRLEFVGKKGVNQQISIKDRRLARLVKQCQDIPGYDLFQYYDEEGQRQPIESGDVNEYLRSLSTEEFTAKDFRTWGGTVLMVECLEQILDENPDIEKEKSVKEAAKMVAQELGNTPTVCSKYYIHPEVVNLFKQDKLIDYLRKHDAKKRKENPFLSRTEEFVIKMLKAIK